Genomic DNA from Candidatus Sulfurimonas marisnigri:
AGTGCAAACAGTACGGTTATTAAAACAGTATGTTTACGCAATTTTTGTCTCCTTCACAATGTAAAGGCAGTTTTTACTTGAGAAGTTTATAACCAACGCCTCTTACAGATTCTATAAGAGATTTGTCCCCAAGCTTATTTCTAATTCTACCTACCATCACGTCTATACTTTTATTTGATGAATCTTCATTGATAGCATTAACATTATGAATCAGATCTTCTCTTGAAACGACAAGTCCCTGCTTTGCAATCATATATGATAAAATTCCAAACTCTGCATTTGTCAAGTCAATATTTCTATTTTTATATGTAATCATCATAGATGAAACATCGCATTTGAAGTCACTTTTTGATTCTTGTTTTTCTTGACTTTTTGCTTCATAACGTCTTAAAACAGAGTGTATTCTAGCTTCTAGTTCTCTAGGATCATAAGGTTTTGGAAGGTAATCGTCAGCTCCGAGTTCAAGTGCCTTTACCTTATCTGTCACATCACTTCTAGCTGACGAGATAATAATTGGGATATCCTGCCTCTCTCGAATTGCTTCACAAACTTCAAGTCCGTCCATACCAGGAAGTGATAAATCTAAAATAACTAAATCAAAAGGTTCTAGCTTTAATATACTGACGGCTTTAAATGGGTCATCTTCAGTTACTACCTCAAACTCAAACTGCTCAAGATACTCTGTAAGTATCTCTGCAAGTTCTAAGTCATCTTCAATCATTAATATTTTTTTCATAAATGAATCTTAACAGATTTGAACTAATAAGTAGCTAATACTTAGCTAAAAAGCATAGATGTCACATTAAATGCAACAAATGCAAGCCCATACGCTACTATTGATGTGAATGCAAAAAGGTAAAAAAAGTATTTTATTCCTCCAGCTTCACGAGTAAATACAACTGATGCTGCTAAACATGGCAAATAAATCATAATCACTACAATAAAAGCGACGGCGGATGCAAAGGGTATATTTTTAGATATTACAGTAATCAAAGAGCTATTATCTTCATCAACTTCACTACCCAAAGAGTATAAAACTCCCAATGTTGAGACTACCACCTCTTTTGCTGCAAGCCCAGTTTGAAGAGCTACACTCATTTTCCAATCAAACCCAAGTGGTGCAAAAATTGGTTCAGAAAATTTACCTATAGTTCCTAAATAGCTCTGCTCAAGTAGCTCTTGGGATAACTTATTTTTTAATACTGATTTTTCATCTTCCCCTACTGCCTTCTCTACCTTAGCCCCATATTCCTCTTCTAGAAGCAAATTATGAGGATAGTTACTTAAAAACCATATCAGCATAGAGGCTGCAGCTATATATGTACCTGCTTTTTTCAAATACATCAAAGTTTTTGTCACAACAGTATGCCAAATCAACTTCAAAGATGGGAGTCTGTACTTTGGCATTTCCATAACAAATGGTTCGTTTGCCCCTTTAAATGCTGTCATTTTTAGTACTTTTGCTGCTATAAGTCCAATAATAGCACCACTGATATAAATTAGAAACAAAATATTACCAGCCATCTCAGGACCGAAAAATGCACCTGCGAAAAGAACATAGACTGGAAGTCTTGCTCCGCAACTCATAAACCCGATTATAAAGAGTGTTAACAGTCTATCTCTGTCATTTTTCAAAATTCTAGCTGACATGTAAGCTGGGATAGAACAACCAAAACCAGTTACCAAAGGAATAAACGACTGCCCATGCAAACCAAATTTATGAAAAAATCCATCAAGCAAGAAAGCGACTCTCGACATGTAGCCTGTTCCCTCAAGAAGTGCAATACCTATAAAAAGAATAACAATATTTGGGACAAACAAAACAACTGCTCCAACACCGGCTATAATTCCGTCTACAATAAGTGATCGTACATCGTCATTAGCTATTGTCGGGCCGACTGTATCTCCAAGCCATCCAAAGAAAGCATCTATCCAGTCCATCGGAATTGAACCTATCTCA
This window encodes:
- a CDS encoding response regulator transcription factor; this translates as MKKILMIEDDLELAEILTEYLEQFEFEVVTEDDPFKAVSILKLEPFDLVILDLSLPGMDGLEVCEAIRERQDIPIIISSARSDVTDKVKALELGADDYLPKPYDPRELEARIHSVLRRYEAKSQEKQESKSDFKCDVSSMMITYKNRNIDLTNAEFGILSYMIAKQGLVVSREDLIHNVNAINEDSSNKSIDVMVGRIRNKLGDKSLIESVRGVGYKLLK
- the feoB gene encoding ferrous iron transport protein B; the protein is MKPQAKVCPITASHIKIALVGQPNVGKSMLINSISNAHLHVGNFTGVTVEKREVLFDYKDYHFTVVDLPGTYALNDYTIEERVTSEYLAREDYDVIINVVDSTNLEKNLQLTAELMSVGKKMVIALNMSDEADKEGIKIDEKYMSQLIGISCVKVSAVTKYGIENLIDSILQEYESEGIEQKLIFSEAVEEEISQIVNYLTRHKYKDDNSYRNIAINLLKNDKVTYAKLHDDPIWTELQPILIEASHHIELHHDSDDIKEAFASEYGSFNRGVIAEVLKEEKIVEKRTLTDKLDSVLIHPKFGIPIFLFLMWGLFQLTFEIGSIPMDWIDAFFGWLGDTVGPTIANDDVRSLIVDGIIAGVGAVVLFVPNIVILFIGIALLEGTGYMSRVAFLLDGFFHKFGLHGQSFIPLVTGFGCSIPAYMSARILKNDRDRLLTLFIIGFMSCGARLPVYVLFAGAFFGPEMAGNILFLIYISGAIIGLIAAKVLKMTAFKGANEPFVMEMPKYRLPSLKLIWHTVVTKTLMYLKKAGTYIAAASMLIWFLSNYPHNLLLEEEYGAKVEKAVGEDEKSVLKNKLSQELLEQSYLGTIGKFSEPIFAPLGFDWKMSVALQTGLAAKEVVVSTLGVLYSLGSEVDEDNSSLITVISKNIPFASAVAFIVVIMIYLPCLAASVVFTREAGGIKYFFYLFAFTSIVAYGLAFVAFNVTSMLFS